The following proteins come from a genomic window of Bacteroidota bacterium:
- a CDS encoding peptidylprolyl isomerase has protein sequence MSIISRIRNNATGLAVGLVAFALVSFIVSDAINNNMGIFRSQDNSMAIIAGKKVEFKEYDNRTDYEAQLMAFRQNPDKPETPTTQMRDQAQNVVWNDIQDEYIYNSELERLGLDKLSGQELAEILRDEKRPAREMQQLFGQQFSAAMVTQYYKMQGNIPEDKNGKISNMLELAKRDVEKRRRMEKYYNLMKSVVYVSNLEAKDMWASHQRSANFKVVALKYNTVSDSSVKINDEDRQKWYNENAYKFQNNDENREIKFAAFDILPSSADSAEAKKQFDDFWFKLNNVHNDSGFKSLASTYNLDTNYYGKNAYPNPMIADSMFNGKIGRTIGPSLEGNAFKVYRLTNTKQDSTYSLKLRHILINWKKNKDKIDTVATMKVVDSLMALLKKGGDFVLLANANTEDPGNRDQQTGGQKGGFYDWTNEKQYMPEFSKAAKTTAIGQVGLAKTTYGVHIVKPEDKTNHMIQVASYEVRIEPGKETQTTAEKKAEEFRNSVKTAEDFEKSAGKSGVILQTVQVSSSQRDIPGVPESKSLLGWTMKGKKGDISDVQLFGNRQVIAIIINIKEKGIPKMEDIKTIVDQETIKMKKAEEFRKRIEAAKAKTKNTVDLAIELKTVDQSAENQTFDNNNIAALGPEPKLLGAVFGTAAGQFTDVVEGNQGVYIALVEKFNDGAAAPKDFKTEQKEINMRLKGSAEYMLKAAMKQKAEISDRRFLSF, from the coding sequence ATTTTTAGGAGTCAGGATAACAGCATGGCAATCATTGCTGGTAAGAAAGTTGAGTTCAAAGAATATGACAATCGTACAGATTATGAAGCTCAATTAATGGCTTTCCGTCAAAATCCTGATAAACCAGAAACACCTACTACACAAATGCGTGACCAAGCTCAAAATGTGGTATGGAACGATATACAAGACGAATATATTTATAACAGCGAATTGGAGAGACTTGGTTTGGATAAACTAAGTGGCCAAGAGTTAGCTGAGATATTGCGTGACGAAAAAAGACCAGCCCGTGAGATGCAGCAATTGTTTGGTCAGCAATTTTCGGCTGCTATGGTTACACAGTATTACAAAATGCAGGGAAATATTCCTGAGGATAAAAATGGTAAGATTTCGAATATGCTCGAGCTTGCTAAACGTGATGTGGAAAAACGTCGCCGTATGGAAAAGTATTATAATTTGATGAAGTCGGTTGTATATGTTTCCAATTTAGAAGCAAAAGATATGTGGGCAAGTCACCAAAGGTCGGCTAACTTTAAAGTAGTGGCCTTGAAGTATAATACTGTAAGCGATAGCAGTGTTAAAATTAATGATGAGGATCGCCAGAAATGGTATAACGAAAATGCATATAAGTTTCAAAACAATGACGAGAACAGAGAAATAAAATTTGCAGCGTTCGATATTTTACCAAGTTCGGCCGACAGTGCTGAAGCCAAAAAACAATTTGACGACTTTTGGTTCAAGTTAAACAATGTCCATAATGACTCTGGCTTCAAATCATTAGCATCAACCTATAATTTGGATACCAACTATTATGGTAAAAATGCATACCCCAACCCAATGATTGCCGATTCAATGTTCAATGGCAAAATTGGGCGTACTATAGGCCCATCTTTAGAGGGTAATGCTTTTAAAGTATATAGATTAACCAATACCAAGCAAGACAGTACTTATTCTTTAAAACTAAGACATATATTAATTAATTGGAAAAAGAATAAAGATAAAATTGATACAGTGGCTACTATGAAAGTTGTTGATTCACTTATGGCTTTGTTGAAAAAGGGTGGTGACTTCGTTTTATTGGCAAATGCAAATACTGAGGATCCAGGTAATAGAGACCAACAGACAGGGGGGCAGAAAGGTGGATTTTACGATTGGACCAATGAAAAACAATATATGCCCGAGTTTTCGAAGGCGGCAAAAACTACCGCTATCGGACAAGTAGGACTTGCTAAAACTACTTACGGCGTGCACATTGTGAAACCAGAAGATAAAACAAACCACATGATACAGGTGGCCTCATACGAGGTGAGAATTGAACCTGGCAAAGAGACACAAACCACGGCGGAAAAGAAAGCAGAAGAGTTTCGCAACAGCGTAAAAACGGCAGAAGATTTTGAAAAGTCGGCAGGTAAATCAGGAGTAATTTTGCAGACGGTTCAAGTATCCTCATCACAAAGAGATATTCCCGGTGTGCCAGAGTCAAAGTCATTGTTGGGATGGACTATGAAAGGTAAAAAAGGCGATATATCAGACGTGCAATTATTTGGTAACCGTCAAGTGATAGCTATTATAATAAACATAAAAGAAAAGGGAATCCCTAAAATGGAAGATATCAAAACCATTGTTGATCAGGAAACCATTAAAATGAAAAAAGCAGAGGAATTCCGCAAGCGTATAGAAGCAGCCAAGGCAAAAACCAAAAACACAGTCGATTTGGCTATTGAACTAAAAACTGTAGACCAAAGTGCCGAAAATCAAACCTTCGATAATAACAATATTGCAGCATTAGGGCCAGAGCCTAAATTATTGGGAGCAGTTTTTGGAACTGCCGCAGGTCAGTTTACCGATGTAGTAGAAGGTAATCAAGGTGTATATATTGCCTTAGTTGAAAAATTCAATGATGGTGCCGCAGCCCCCAAAGATTTTAAAACCGAGCAGAAAGAAATTAACATGCGATTAAAGGGAAGTGCTGAGTATATGCTTAAAGCTGCCATGAAACAAAAAGCTGAAATATCAGATAGACGTTTCCTCTCCTTTTAA
- a CDS encoding S41 family peptidase, with product MKLFRRFKKQLMYLGIALVLIVPTAAVSDEYFEISKNLDIFVTLFKEVNTYYVDPTDPGKLMRKAIDEMLKTLDPYTDYISESEIEDYRFTITGAYGGIGSQIGIRDNEIIITDPYENSPAQKSDLRPGDVILEIDGINMIGKSTSDASKLLKGQPKTKLKIKIKREGEGNMMKEVEREEIKVKNVPYYGMINDKVGYIKLRDFRSDAGNDVANALKELNEKNPSIKGVILDLRGNPGGLLIEAVNVVNVFSPKNQLVVSTKGKVKEWEKEYKTMQIPVDENIQVVVLTNRGSASASEIVSGTIQDLDRGIVIGQRSFGKGLVQSTRSLSYNTQLKVTTAKYYTPSGRCIQALDYSHRNEDGSVGEIADSLKKAFKTKNGRKVFDGGGITPDIKVDEVKYSAVTQSLMAKQLVFDFASKYYKEHKTIAQPKDFKITDVDFEDFVSFVSSKNYDYKTKTEKQLEELKKKAEEEKYFESIKAEYEKLKTELYNNKKSDVLKYKDEIKILIEREIVKRYYHERGTYENSWDDDPDILQAVKAINDDALFNKLLKP from the coding sequence ATGAAATTATTTCGCCGTTTTAAAAAGCAACTCATGTATCTCGGTATTGCCTTGGTTCTTATAGTTCCTACCGCTGCAGTATCTGATGAATACTTCGAGATATCCAAGAATTTAGATATTTTCGTTACCTTGTTCAAAGAGGTGAACACTTATTATGTTGACCCCACCGACCCTGGCAAACTAATGAGAAAGGCCATCGACGAGATGTTGAAAACATTAGATCCTTATACTGATTATATATCTGAATCGGAAATAGAAGATTATAGGTTTACCATAACTGGTGCATACGGAGGAATAGGTTCGCAAATAGGAATACGCGATAATGAGATTATTATAACCGACCCCTATGAAAATAGTCCTGCCCAGAAATCGGATCTGAGACCCGGTGATGTAATATTGGAAATAGACGGCATAAATATGATAGGAAAAAGCACCTCCGATGCTAGTAAACTATTGAAAGGGCAGCCCAAAACAAAACTGAAGATTAAGATAAAACGTGAAGGCGAGGGTAATATGATGAAAGAGGTGGAACGCGAAGAAATAAAAGTAAAGAACGTGCCCTATTATGGAATGATAAATGACAAAGTAGGTTATATAAAACTTCGAGATTTTCGCAGCGATGCTGGCAATGATGTGGCCAATGCTTTGAAAGAATTGAACGAAAAAAACCCATCAATAAAAGGGGTAATTCTCGACCTGAGAGGGAACCCCGGTGGCTTATTGATTGAGGCAGTAAATGTGGTAAATGTTTTCTCGCCCAAAAATCAATTGGTGGTGAGTACAAAAGGCAAGGTGAAAGAATGGGAAAAGGAATATAAAACCATGCAAATACCCGTTGATGAAAATATACAAGTGGTGGTATTGACCAATCGTGGCTCGGCATCAGCATCAGAAATTGTGAGCGGCACCATTCAGGATTTGGATAGAGGTATTGTAATCGGCCAACGTTCATTTGGTAAAGGCTTGGTGCAAAGTACACGCAGCCTAAGTTATAATACGCAGCTCAAAGTTACCACAGCCAAGTATTATACCCCTTCAGGTCGCTGTATACAAGCACTCGACTACAGCCATCGCAACGAGGATGGCTCAGTGGGCGAAATAGCCGATTCGCTCAAGAAAGCTTTCAAAACCAAAAATGGCCGTAAAGTGTTTGATGGTGGAGGAATTACGCCAGATATAAAGGTGGATGAAGTGAAGTACAGTGCGGTAACCCAAAGCCTTATGGCCAAACAATTAGTGTTTGACTTTGCATCGAAATATTATAAAGAACATAAAACTATTGCCCAGCCCAAAGATTTTAAAATTACAGATGTAGACTTTGAAGATTTTGTAAGTTTTGTTTCATCCAAAAATTATGATTATAAAACCAAAACGGAGAAGCAATTGGAAGAGTTGAAAAAGAAAGCCGAGGAAGAAAAGTATTTCGAATCCATTAAAGCAGAGTACGAGAAACTGAAAACGGAATTATATAATAACAAAAAATCGGATGTACTTAAATATAAAGACGAGATAAAAATATTGATAGAACGCGAAATTGTAAAACGTTATTACCATGAACGAGGCACTTACGAAAACTCTTGGGACGATGACCCAGACATTCTGCAGGCCGTTAAAGCTATCAACGACGATGCCTTGTTCAACAAACTATTGAAACCATAA
- a CDS encoding sulfite exporter TauE/SafE family protein — translation MLVEDYIIILFFGLIGGFVSGLLGVGGGVLFIPALEFYLKKLGVNDADAVKFILANSLFVIIFSGIIITYKQIKLNNFYSKQVIQTTLPALVSTIAVTYAIEQEWFLYDKKTYTLVFLFMLAPLVFRMFFDKQKDEIESNVFPNSMKMGFTGFFTGIITSVSGLGGGIVMVPVFTNLLKINIKKATSISTGVIPVLAIANVALYIFANNIQQLHNLQTGYIVYPLVLPLIIGVFVTAPLGVHAAKTMKPFTLKFIFASIISIVMIVKVLQLNDVL, via the coding sequence ATGCTTGTCGAAGATTATATAATTATCTTGTTCTTTGGTTTAATCGGAGGTTTTGTTTCAGGATTATTAGGTGTGGGTGGTGGCGTTTTGTTTATTCCAGCATTGGAATTTTATCTAAAAAAATTGGGGGTGAACGATGCAGATGCGGTCAAGTTTATTCTGGCCAATTCACTATTTGTAATTATATTTTCAGGTATCATCATTACCTATAAACAAATCAAACTGAATAATTTTTACAGTAAGCAAGTAATACAAACTACTTTGCCTGCTTTGGTAAGTACTATTGCAGTGACCTATGCTATAGAACAAGAATGGTTTTTATATGATAAGAAAACCTATACCCTAGTATTTCTTTTTATGTTAGCACCCTTGGTGTTTCGTATGTTTTTCGATAAGCAAAAGGACGAAATCGAAAGTAATGTTTTTCCAAATTCCATGAAGATGGGTTTTACAGGTTTCTTTACGGGAATAATTACTTCTGTTTCTGGTTTGGGAGGCGGCATTGTGATGGTACCCGTATTTACCAACCTGCTTAAGATTAATATTAAGAAAGCTACTTCAATTTCTACAGGTGTAATACCTGTGTTGGCAATTGCAAATGTAGCATTATATATTTTCGCAAATAATATCCAACAGCTTCACAACCTGCAGACAGGTTATATCGTCTACCCATTAGTGTTGCCACTTATTATAGGCGTGTTTGTTACCGCTCCGTTGGGTGTGCATGCCGCCAAAACTATGAAGCCATTTACACTCAAGTTCATATTTGCAAGTATTATTAGTATTGTAATGATTGTAAAAGTATTGCAACTTAACGATGTATTATAG
- a CDS encoding M28 family peptidase, which produces MNRIFFIITLLYYSNTYSQFVKPHAQLKSDLKKHILFLANDSLQGRATGTRGEALASDYIIKQFTTLGLQPMMPYDNYLQPFKYTSKVYLGKKNTLKYIESGNNGSFPLYKAFYPLNSSGSGVAFARAITAGFGISAPKMNHDDYAPLDKENIKGKIFVIKVGYPDAKIHSTYAEYDIDYRIDLAIKNGAAGIVFINDQDSAFNPDSGIHIKGNRKSIPIVFCGNKRITSGRVSKDPVFFIETEIIKEEKTGHNVIAFINNKAENTVVIGAHYDHLGLGEISGSLHKGAPATHNGADDNASGVAALLELAGQLKDNPKASGNNYIFVAFSGEELGLYGSKHFVNDMGFGIQSFNYMLNMDMVGRLDSTKNILAVSGTGTSPQWVLLDSIKNLPFNIKKSESGVGPSDHTSFYKEKIPVLHFFTGNHNDYHKPSDDEIYINYEGEAQVIYFMYNIILQMDKQGKLPFTASKDNSEGDRPRFKVTMGIMPDYMYEGSGIKVDGVTAEKPAAIAGIQKGDIIIDLGGIKTTDMQQYVKALGGHEKGDKVPCKLLRGGKEVVVQVVF; this is translated from the coding sequence ATGAATCGTATTTTTTTTATTATAACATTATTGTATTATAGTAATACCTATTCTCAATTTGTAAAACCACATGCACAACTTAAGTCCGATTTAAAAAAGCATATATTGTTTTTGGCTAACGATTCCTTGCAAGGTCGTGCCACAGGCACAAGGGGAGAGGCATTGGCATCAGATTATATAATTAAGCAATTTACTACTTTGGGTCTGCAACCAATGATGCCTTACGATAATTATTTGCAACCATTTAAATATACTTCAAAAGTTTATTTGGGCAAAAAAAACACACTCAAATATATAGAAAGTGGAAACAATGGGAGTTTCCCTTTATATAAAGCATTTTATCCGCTCAACAGCAGTGGGAGTGGGGTAGCCTTTGCAAGAGCCATCACCGCAGGGTTCGGTATTTCTGCACCCAAAATGAACCACGATGATTATGCTCCTTTAGATAAAGAAAATATTAAAGGAAAAATATTTGTGATAAAAGTAGGGTACCCTGATGCGAAAATCCATTCAACCTATGCCGAATATGATATTGATTATCGTATTGATTTAGCAATTAAAAACGGGGCTGCGGGCATTGTATTTATCAATGACCAAGACTCAGCCTTCAATCCCGACTCCGGTATTCATATAAAAGGGAATCGTAAAAGTATCCCAATAGTTTTTTGTGGCAATAAACGGATAACGTCCGGCAGGGTGAGCAAAGATCCTGTTTTCTTTATAGAAACTGAAATTATAAAAGAAGAAAAAACAGGGCATAATGTTATTGCCTTTATTAATAACAAAGCCGAGAACACCGTGGTAATAGGTGCCCATTACGATCACTTGGGTCTTGGTGAAATATCAGGAAGTTTACACAAAGGAGCCCCTGCTACACACAATGGTGCCGATGACAATGCGAGTGGTGTTGCAGCATTGCTCGAACTGGCGGGCCAGCTTAAAGACAATCCCAAGGCTTCCGGCAATAATTATATATTTGTGGCATTCAGTGGTGAAGAACTGGGGCTTTATGGTTCCAAACATTTTGTTAATGATATGGGTTTTGGCATCCAGTCATTCAATTACATGCTTAATATGGATATGGTGGGTCGTTTGGATTCCACCAAAAATATTTTGGCAGTAAGTGGTACTGGCACCTCTCCCCAATGGGTTTTGCTCGATAGCATTAAAAACCTTCCCTTCAATATCAAAAAATCTGAATCGGGAGTTGGCCCAAGCGACCATACTTCATTTTATAAAGAGAAGATACCAGTCTTGCATTTTTTTACGGGCAATCACAATGACTATCATAAACCTAGCGACGACGAAATTTATATAAACTATGAGGGCGAGGCACAAGTGATATATTTTATGTATAATATTATATTGCAAATGGACAAGCAAGGCAAACTACCTTTTACCGCCTCCAAAGATAATAGCGAAGGCGATCGCCCACGTTTTAAAGTAACTATGGGAATCATGCCCGATTATATGTACGAAGGTTCGGGAATAAAAGTAGATGGGGTAACCGCCGAAAAACCTGCCGCCATTGCAGGAATTCAAAAGGGCGATATTATTATAGATTTAGGTGGTATAAAAACCACTGATATGCAGCAATATGTGAAGGCTTTGGGTGGCCACGAAAAGGGCGATAAAGTACCCTGCAAATTGTTACGTGGAGGGAAAGAAGTTGTGGTGCAGGTGGTGTTTTGA
- the rplP gene encoding 50S ribosomal protein L16, producing the protein MLQPKRTKYRKMQKGRVKGLATRGHLIEFGSFGLKSLEPAWITARQIEAARIAVTRFMKREGNVWIRIFPDKPVTKKPAEVRMGKGKGAPEYWVAPIKPGTIIFESDGVPLEVAKEAMRLAAQKLPVTTRFVVKPDYTAE; encoded by the coding sequence ATGTTACAACCCAAACGTACCAAATACCGTAAGATGCAGAAAGGCCGTGTGAAAGGACTTGCTACACGTGGTCACTTAATCGAGTTCGGCTCTTTTGGCCTAAAGTCGCTTGAGCCAGCCTGGATAACCGCTCGTCAGATAGAAGCCGCCCGTATTGCCGTAACCCGTTTCATGAAACGTGAAGGAAATGTATGGATACGCATTTTCCCTGATAAACCAGTTACCAAGAAGCCAGCAGAAGTTCGTATGGGTAAAGGTAAAGGAGCCCCTGAGTATTGGGTAGCCCCAATTAAGCCTGGTACCATTATTTTCGAAAGTGACGGTGTTCCCTTAGAAGTTGCAAAAGAAGCCATGAGGCTTGCAGCTCAAAAACTACCTGTTACAACCCGTTTCGTAGTTAAACCTGATTATACCGCCGAGTAA
- the rpmC gene encoding 50S ribosomal protein L29 — protein MKQKDIAQLSAEELKKTLTETRIALTKMKLNHAVANMEAPHKIRETRRAVARMITETKNRNSTAQL, from the coding sequence ATGAAACAGAAAGATATAGCTCAGTTATCTGCAGAAGAGTTGAAAAAAACCCTTACAGAAACTCGTATAGCTCTCACCAAAATGAAATTGAACCACGCAGTGGCCAATATGGAAGCCCCACACAAAATAAGGGAAACACGCCGTGCAGTTGCCCGAATGATCACTGAAACAAAAAACCGCAATAGCACAGCCCAATTATAA
- the rpsQ gene encoding 30S ribosomal protein S17 produces MEETTNIATRKERKSIVGKVVSNKMDKSIVVAVERKYKHEKYGKFIKNTSTFMAHDEKNECNISDIVKLMETRPLSKNKRWRLVEIIERAK; encoded by the coding sequence ATGGAAGAAACAACAAATATAGCCACACGCAAAGAACGTAAGTCCATAGTGGGTAAAGTGGTGAGCAACAAAATGGATAAGTCCATAGTGGTAGCTGTTGAACGTAAGTACAAACACGAGAAGTATGGTAAATTCATCAAGAATACCTCTACTTTTATGGCTCACGACGAAAAGAATGAATGCAATATCAGCGATATCGTTAAGTTGATGGAGACCCGTCCCCTTAGCAAAAATAAACGCTGGAGACTGGTAGAAATAATAGAAAGGGCAAAATAA
- the rplN gene encoding 50S ribosomal protein L14 has protein sequence MVQQESRLKVADNSGAKEVLVIRVLGGTRKHYASVGDKIVVTVKDAIPSGGIKKGSVTKAVVVRTKKEVRRADGSYIRFDDNSCVLLNAQDEPRATRIFGPVARELREKQYMKIVSLAPEVL, from the coding sequence ATGGTACAACAAGAATCGAGATTAAAAGTAGCCGACAACTCTGGAGCCAAAGAAGTTTTGGTTATCCGCGTTTTAGGAGGTACCCGCAAGCATTATGCAAGCGTGGGCGACAAAATAGTAGTGACCGTTAAAGATGCTATCCCTTCTGGAGGTATCAAAAAAGGGTCTGTAACAAAGGCAGTAGTAGTTCGCACCAAAAAAGAAGTTCGCCGTGCTGATGGTTCATACATCCGCTTCGATGATAACTCTTGCGTATTGCTTAATGCCCAAGACGAGCCACGTGCTACCCGCATATTCGGGCCAGTAGCTCGCGAACTACGTGAAAAGCAATATATGAAAATAGTATCCTTAGCACCAGAAGTATTATAA
- the rplX gene encoding 50S ribosomal protein L24 — protein sequence MATIFEKHRKLNVKKGDQVIVIAGDDKGKKGRILEVLREKNRILVEGVNVVKKHLKPNVNKQFPNGGIIDKEMSINISNVKVIDAQGNSTRIGRKADEDGNLQRYSKKSGEIIKN from the coding sequence ATGGCAACAATATTTGAAAAACACCGCAAACTGAACGTCAAGAAAGGCGATCAGGTAATCGTTATAGCCGGCGATGACAAAGGCAAAAAAGGCCGCATACTCGAAGTATTGCGTGAAAAAAACCGTATTTTAGTAGAAGGTGTTAACGTGGTTAAAAAGCATTTGAAACCTAACGTTAACAAACAATTCCCTAATGGCGGTATTATAGATAAAGAAATGTCTATCAATATTTCTAACGTTAAAGTAATTGATGCCCAAGGCAATTCTACTCGTATAGGACGTAAAGCCGATGAGGATGGAAATTTACAACGTTACTCAAAAAAATCAGGTGAAATTATAAAGAACTAA
- the rplE gene encoding 50S ribosomal protein L5, producing MSYQPRLKTKFEESIKSNLKEKFGYTSTMQIPRITKICLNQGLGDAVADKKLIENAVVEMSKIAGQKAVPTKSKKDVSNFKLRKGVPIGARVTLRGERMYEFLDRLVSVSLPRVRDFQGLKTTGFDGRGNYSFGVTEQIIFPEIVIDKVSKINGMDITFVTTATSDEECRELLKEFGIPFSKN from the coding sequence ATGAGCTACCAACCAAGATTAAAAACAAAATTTGAAGAGAGCATCAAGTCAAACCTTAAAGAGAAGTTTGGCTATACCTCTACTATGCAAATACCAAGAATCACCAAAATATGCCTTAACCAAGGATTAGGTGATGCTGTTGCAGATAAAAAACTGATTGAAAACGCCGTTGTCGAGATGAGCAAAATAGCAGGTCAAAAAGCCGTGCCTACAAAATCGAAGAAAGACGTATCCAATTTCAAACTGCGTAAAGGAGTTCCCATAGGGGCTCGTGTTACTTTGCGTGGTGAAAGGATGTACGAATTCCTCGACAGATTGGTATCGGTTTCCTTACCCCGTGTTCGCGATTTTCAAGGACTTAAGACTACAGGTTTTGATGGCCGAGGAAATTACTCATTCGGTGTTACAGAGCAAATCATTTTTCCTGAGATAGTGATTGATAAAGTAAGCAAAATAAATGGTATGGATATCACTTTTGTAACTACTGCAACTAGCGACGAAGAGTGCCGTGAACTTTTGAAAGAATTTGGAATACCTTTTAGCAAAAACTAA
- the rpsN gene encoding 30S ribosomal protein S14 — MAKESIKARQRKREKVVALYAEKRAALKKACDYEGLQKLPRNASPVRLKNRCSLTGRPKGYIREYGICRNQFRDLALAGRLPGVTKASW; from the coding sequence ATGGCCAAAGAATCAATAAAAGCCCGTCAACGCAAACGCGAAAAAGTAGTAGCCTTGTACGCCGAAAAAAGAGCAGCTCTTAAAAAGGCTTGCGATTACGAAGGACTACAAAAATTGCCAAGGAATGCTTCTCCTGTTAGATTAAAGAACAGATGTAGCTTAACTGGCCGCCCTAAAGGTTATATCAGGGAATATGGCATCTGCCGTAACCAGTTTCGCGACCTAGCACTTGCTGGTCGTTTACCAGGAGTAACCAAGGCGTCTTGGTAA
- the rpsH gene encoding 30S ribosomal protein S8 has product MTDPIADYLTRLRNSIKANQRIVEIPASKLKKEMTRVLFEKGYILNYKFEDEGPQGVIKIALKYNPVTKAPAIRKLTRVSKPGLRKYADHSTLPRVINGLGIAIITTSKGVMTDKEARQSNVGGEVLCYIY; this is encoded by the coding sequence ATGACAGATCCAATAGCAGATTATTTGACTCGATTGAGGAACTCAATTAAAGCAAATCAAAGGATTGTGGAAATACCCGCATCCAAACTTAAAAAAGAAATGACCAGGGTATTGTTCGAAAAGGGCTATATCCTAAATTACAAATTCGAAGACGAAGGTCCACAAGGCGTTATTAAAATTGCTCTCAAGTATAACCCAGTTACCAAGGCTCCTGCCATTCGTAAATTAACAAGGGTTAGTAAACCAGGTTTACGAAAGTATGCCGACCATTCCACCTTGCCACGTGTAATCAATGGATTAGGTATCGCTATTATCACCACTTCAAAAGGTGTGATGACCGATAAAGAAGCACGTCAATCAAATGTAGGCGGCGAAGTTTTGTGTTACATTTATTAA
- the rplF gene encoding 50S ribosomal protein L6: MSRIGKLPITIPTGVDVKLADNNIVAVKGPKGQLEQKIDSDIAIEIEGSVITLKRPTEQKRHKALHGLYRSLIGNMIKGVSEGYKIEQELVGVGYKATNDGQILDLTLGFSHHVYMQIPVEVKIETRQDKGQNPIITLTSADKQLIGQVAAKIRSLRKPEPYKGKGIKFVGEILRRKAGKSAGK, encoded by the coding sequence ATGTCACGTATAGGAAAATTGCCCATTACAATTCCCACAGGAGTGGATGTAAAGTTAGCCGACAACAATATAGTTGCCGTTAAAGGCCCCAAAGGGCAGCTTGAACAAAAAATAGATTCTGATATTGCCATTGAGATAGAAGGCAGTGTCATCACCTTAAAACGCCCTACGGAACAAAAACGTCATAAAGCTCTTCATGGTCTATATAGGTCGTTGATTGGTAATATGATCAAAGGTGTTTCCGAAGGTTATAAAATAGAACAAGAACTAGTAGGTGTGGGATATAAAGCCACCAACGATGGACAAATTCTTGACCTAACACTCGGTTTTTCGCATCATGTTTATATGCAAATTCCAGTAGAAGTTAAAATAGAAACACGTCAGGATAAAGGACAAAACCCCATCATCACCCTTACGAGTGCCGACAAACAATTGATAGGACAGGTAGCTGCCAAAATTAGGTCGTTACGCAAACCCGAGCCATACAAAGGTAAAGGTATCAAGTTTGTGGGCGAAATACTTCGTAGAAAAGCAGGTAAATCAGCAGGTAAATAA
- the rplR gene encoding 50S ribosomal protein L18 — translation MAFTKTDRRDKIRRKIRGSISGTAARPRLSVFRSNKQIYAQLIDDVAGKTLLASSSAKLDVKTNKIEIASLVGKTLAEKALESGIKEVVFDRGGYLYHGRVKSLAEGAREGGLVF, via the coding sequence ATGGCATTTACAAAAACAGATAGAAGAGATAAAATACGCCGCAAAATTCGTGGCAGTATATCAGGAACTGCAGCTAGACCAAGGTTGTCAGTTTTTAGGAGCAATAAGCAAATATATGCTCAACTAATTGACGATGTGGCAGGCAAAACTTTGTTAGCCTCCTCTTCTGCCAAGTTGGACGTTAAAACTAACAAAATAGAAATTGCTTCATTGGTTGGCAAGACCCTTGCTGAAAAGGCACTCGAGTCGGGAATCAAAGAAGTAGTATTCGACCGTGGTGGTTATTTGTACCATGGCCGTGTGAAAAGTTTAGCAGAAGGAGCCCGCGAAGGTGGCTTGGTATTTTAA